A section of the Xiphias gladius isolate SHS-SW01 ecotype Sanya breed wild chromosome 10, ASM1685928v1, whole genome shotgun sequence genome encodes:
- the LOC120795820 gene encoding protein FAM163A-like — protein sequence MSAGTIVITGGILAGVILLCIVAVLCYCRLQYYCCKKNDSEVDMGSVVEADPLSHFPCNACNALAMDGAAITPVSLDQLDKGSHHNHCPTCSPFPLRSGLTDDMRNGGERLGFHTYYENPSVSLPLSANRQGSSPLSYYSPTDMFPPPPRPYSTQV from the exons ATGTCAGCGGGAACTATTGTTATAACCGGAGGAATTCTCGCCGGAGTGATACTGCTGTGCATTGTAGCAGTGCTCTGTTACTGTAGACTCCAG TATTACTGCTGTAAGAAGAATGATTCTGAGGTGGACATGGGCTCCGTGGTGGAAGCGgaccctctctctcactttccctGCAACGCCTGCAACGCTCTCGCCATGGACGGCGCAGCCATCACCCCGGTCTCTCTGGATCAGCTGGACAAGGGTTCCCACCACAACCACTGCCCCACCTGTTCGCCTTTCCCCCTCCGTTCTGGACTCACAGACGACATGCGTAACGGAGGGGAGCGGCTGGGCTTCCATACCTACTACGAGAAcccgtctgtctctcttccccTGTCTGCCAACCGGCAGGGCTCCTCCCCTCTGAGTTACTACAGTCCCACGGACATGTTTCCTCCCCCGCCGCGCCCCTACAGCACCCAGGTCTGA
- the LOC120795466 gene encoding nardilysin-like produces MRRPFAVSWEEAPSAKVSSSLPRMPQTNKSRNAAASDSSGSVQVGASAQDPEPVSREVSLAAGDASGGGEDNVGDSEIIKSPSDPKQYRYIVLENGLRALLISDYSGPAASEDEDTDGEDESEEEEEEEEEEDESGDEMEDESEEDDDDEKGCYDDEDDDKEGKKKRGNAEKQSAAALCVGVGSFSDPGDLPGLAHFLEHMVFMGSEKYPSENGFDAFLKKHGGSDNASTDCERTIFQFDVQRKSFKEALDRWAQFFICPLMIRDAIDREVEAVDSEYQLAKPSDSHRKEMLFGSLAKPGHPMGKFCWGNAQTLKQEPKKKKINVYKRLRGFWKKHYSAHYMTLAVQSKEKLDTLEEWVREIFSKVPNNGLPKPDFSDMLDPFETPAFNKLYRVVPVRKVHALNITWALPPQEKHYRVKPLHYISWLIGHEGTGSILSVLRRKCWALALFGGNSETGFDQNTTYSIFSISITLTDEGFQNFYQVTHLVFQYLKMLQTLGPQQRIYEEIQKIEANEFHYQEQIDPIEYVEDICENMQLFPKEDFLTGDQLMFEFDPEVISAALSLLTPEKANLMLLSPEHEGQCPLREKWFGTQYSVEDIQQEWIERWAGHRQLNNDLHLPAENKFIATDFTLKPSDCPDTEFPVRIADSDRGCLWYKKDNKFKIPKAYIRFHLISPVIQQSAKNVVLFDLLVNILGHNLAEPAYEAEVAQLEYKLVAGEHGLVIKVKGFNHKLSLLFHLIIDHLANFSASPDVFSMFSEQLKKTYFNILIKPEKLGKDVRLLILEHSRWSMVEKYQALTADLTSDELMEFSRSFRAELYAEGLVQGNFSSTESVQFLQYVTDKLQFSKLPAEVPVMFRVVELPLKHHICKVKSLNKGDANSEVTVYYQSGPKALREHTLMELLVMHMEEPCFDFLRTKETLGYHVYPTCRNTSGVLGFSVTVETQATKFNTEQVELKIEEFLASFGEKLSALTEEAFSTQVTALVKLKECEDTHLGEEVDRNWAEVVTQQYVFNRLNREIEALKQMTRDELVSWFQEHRGQNSRKLSVHVVGFGAEENDEEGGCKKQGGEESKEEDLISSTYGEVSKLTFLPASPKMAGAVTIMDIPSFTEGLPLFPYHKILE; encoded by the exons ATGCGGAGGCCCTTTGCTGTGAGCTGGGAGGAAG CCCCCAGTGCCAAAGTCTCATCATCTCTGCCGAGGATGCCGCAGACAAACAAGTCCAGAAACGCCGCGGCGTCCGACTCTTCGGGCTCGGTCCAAGTAGGGGCCTCAGCACAGGACCCAGAGCCGGTGTCCCGGGAGGTGAGCCTGGCTGCGGGGGACgcaagtggaggaggagaggacaatGTTGGAGACAGCGAGATCATCAAGTCCCCCAGTGACCCCAAACAGTACAG GTACATTGTGTTGGAGAACGGACTGCGAGCTTTGCTCATTTCAGACTACAGTGGACCAGCAGCATCGGAAGACGAGGACACAGATGGAGAAGAtgaaagtgaagaagaagaagaagaggaggaggaggaggatgaatcTGGAGACGAAATGGAGGACGAGTCTGAGGAAGACGATGACGACGAGAAGGGCTGctatgatgatgaagatgatgacaaggaggggaaaaagaagagaggaaatgcaGAGAAACAG tctgcAGCTGCACTGTGTGTTGGAGTGGGCAGCTTCAGTGACCCTGGTGACCTCCCTGGGCTCGCCCACTTTCTGGAACACA TGGTGTTCATGGGCAGTGAGAAGTACCCCTCAGAAAACGGCTTTGATGCTTTCCTCAAAAAGCACGGAGGGAGCGACAATGCCTCCACCGACTGTGAGAGGACCATCTTCCAATTTGATGTCCAGAGGAAAAGCTTCAAAGAGGCTCTTGACAG GTGGGCTCAATTCTTCATCTGCCCCCTAATGATCCGAGACGCCATTGATAGGGAGGTGGAGGCCGTTGACAGTG aGTACCAGCTGGCTAAGCCGTCGGACTCCCACAGGAAGGAGATGCTGTTTGGCAGTCTGGCCAAACCTGGACACCCTATGGGCAAGTTCTGCTGGG GGAATGCCCAGACACTAAAGCAGgagccaaagaagaagaagatcaATGTCTATAAGCGGCTGCGTGGCTTCTGGAAGAAACACTACTCGGCTCACTACATGACTCTGGCTGTGCAGTCAAAAG AGAAGCTGGACACTTTGGAGGAGTGGGTGAGAGAGATCTTCAGCAAGGTGCCTAACAA tGGTCTGCCCAAGCCAGATTTCTCTGATATGCTGGATCCCTTTGAGACACCAGCTTTCAACAAGCTCTACAGAG ttgTTCCTGTTCGGAAAGTACATGCTTTGAACATCACCTGGGCTCTTCCTCCTCAGGAAAAACATTACAG aGTGAAGCCTCTCCACTACATCTCTTGGCTGATTGGCCATGAAGGCACAGGAAGCATCCTCTCAGTGCTCAGGAGGAA gtgCTGGGCCCTGGCTTTGTTTGGAGGAAACAGTGAAACTGGCTTTGACCAAAACACCACCTACTCCAtcttctccatctccatcacTCTCACTGACGAAGGTTTCCAAAACTTCTACCAG GTGACACACCTGGTGTTCCAGTACCTGAAGATGCTGCAGACACTTGGGCCACAGCAAAG AATATATGAAGAGATTCAGAAGATCGAAGCAAATGAGTTTCACTATCAGGAGCAG ATTGACCCAATAGAGTATGTTGAGGACATCTGTGAGAACATGCAGCTGTTCCCTAAAGAAGATTTCCTAACAGGAGATCAGCTGATGTTTGAGTTTGACCCAGAA gTGATCAGTGCAGCTCTGTCCCTCCTCACCCCTGAAAAAGCCAACCTGATGCTGTTGTCACCCGAACATGAGGGCCAGTGTCCCCTCAGGGAGAAGTGGTTCGGCACACAATACAGCGTGGAGG ACATCCAGCAGGAGTGGATTGAGCGGTGGGCAGGGCACCGGCAGCTGAACAACGACCTCCACCTTCCCGCTGAGAACAAGTTCATTG ccactgACTTCACCCTGAAGCCCTCTGACTGCCCAGACACAGAGTTCCCTGTGCGGATAGCCGACAGCGACAGGGGCTGCCTGTGGTACAAGAAGGACAACAAATTCAAAATCCCAAAAG CCTACATCAGATTCCACTTAATCTCTCCTGTAATCCAACAATCTGCTAAGAA TGTGGTCTTGTTCGACCTTCTGGTCAACATCCTGGGCCACAACCTGGCAGAGCCGGCCTACGAGGCTGAAGTGGCCCAGCTGGAGTATAAACTGGTGGCCGGTGAGCACGGCCTGGTCATCAAGGTCAAAGGATTCAACCACAAACTCTCT ttGCTGTTCCACCTGATCATTGACCACCTGGCTAATTTCTCTGCCTCCCCTGACGTCTTCAGCATGTTCTCAGAGCAGCTCAAAAAAACTTACTTCAACATCCTCATTAAACCGGAAAAACTTGGCAA gGACGTTCGTTTGCTGATCCTGGAGCACTCTCGCTGGTCCATGGTGGAGAAGTATCAGGCTCTGACGGCCGATTTGACCAGCGATGAGCTGATGGAGTTCAGCCGGAGCTTCAGGGCCGAGCTGTACGCAGAGGGACTGGTGCAGGGCAACTTCAGCAGCACT GAGTCTGTGCAGTTCCTGCAGTATGTCACGGA TAAGTTGCAGTTCTCCAAGTTGCCAGCAGAGGTGCCGGTGATGTTCAGAGTGGTGGAGCTTCCTCTGAAGCACCACATCTGTAAAGTCAAATCACTCAACAAGGGAGACGCCAACTCTGAGGTCACTGTTTACTACCAG TCTGGCCCCAAGGCCTTAAGGGAGCACACACTGATGGAGCTGTTAGTG ATGCACATGGAGGAACCCTGCTTTGACTTCCTCAGGACCAAAGAGACTCTGGG GTACCATGTCTACCCCACCTGCAGAAACACCTCGGGTGTACTGGGTTTCTCTGTCACCGTGGAAACACAGGCCACTAAGTTCAA tacCGAGCAGGTGGAGTTGAAGATTGAAGAGTTCTTGGCTTCATTTGGGGAGAAGCTCAGTGCTCTGACTGAGGAAGCCTTTAGTACTcag GTGACTGCTTTAGTGAAGCTGAAGGAATGTGAGGACACACACCTTGGGGAGGAAGTGGACAGGAACTGGGCCGAGGTGGTTACACAGCAGTATGTGTTTAACAGGCTCAACAGAGAG atcGAGGCTCTGAAGCAGATGACCAGGGATGAGCTGGTCTCCTGGTTCCAAGAACACCGAGGACAGAACAGCCGAAAACTCAGCGTGCAT GTGGTGGGATTTGGTGCTGAAGAGAATGATGAGGAGGGTGGTTGTAAAAaacaaggaggagaagaaagcaaAGAGGAGGATTTAATTAGCTCCACCTACGGCGAAGTGTCTAAGCTCACCTTCCTTCCTGCCTCACCCAAGATGGCAGGTGCAGTCACCATCATGGACATTCCTTCTTTCACTGAAGGCCTGCCCCTCTTCCCCTACCACAAGATACTCGAATAA